In one window of Anaerotignum faecicola DNA:
- the rplU gene encoding 50S ribosomal protein L21 — protein sequence MYAIIETGGKQYKVSEGDVITVEKLGVEAGSEFVFDKVLALSNETGLSVGAPYVENAKVSASVIGDGKAKKVIIYKYKPKKGFHKKRGHRQPFTKLKINTITL from the coding sequence GTGTACGCGATAATTGAAACAGGTGGAAAACAGTATAAAGTTTCTGAAGGTGATGTAATCACCGTTGAAAAATTAGGTGTTGAAGCAGGCAGCGAGTTTGTTTTTGATAAGGTTTTGGCTTTGTCAAATGAAACAGGTTTATCTGTTGGCGCTCCTTATGTTGAAAACGCTAAAGTTTCTGCTTCTGTAATCGGCGACGGGAAAGCTAAGAAGGTTATTATTTATAAATATAAGCCTAAAAAAGGTTTCCATAAAAAAAGGGGCCACAGGCAGCCGTTTACTAAATTAAAAATTAACACAATTACACTTTAA
- a CDS encoding ribosomal-processing cysteine protease Prp has product MIKADIYRNKDFVIYGFRLSGHAGFADSGDDIICSAVSILVINTINAIERFTNEKYNFEADEENGGYINYSLPLIKGGKKNHDVELLLETMLYGLSNIENEYGCYIKINDEGGRTV; this is encoded by the coding sequence ATGATAAAAGCGGATATTTACAGAAATAAAGATTTTGTAATTTATGGATTCCGTTTAAGCGGCCATGCGGGCTTTGCCGACAGCGGCGACGATATTATTTGTTCGGCGGTAAGTATACTTGTTATCAATACAATCAATGCTATTGAAAGATTTACCAATGAAAAGTATAATTTTGAAGCAGATGAGGAAAACGGCGGATATATAAATTACAGCCTTCCTTTAATAAAAGGCGGCAAAAAAAATCATGACGTAGAGCTTTTGCTTGAAACAATGCTTTACGGCCTTAGCAATATTGAAAATGAGTACGGTTGTTATATAAAAATTAACGACGAAGGAGGTAGAACGGTATGA
- the rpmA gene encoding 50S ribosomal protein L27, whose protein sequence is MMKLNLQFFAHKKGVGSTKNGRDSKAKRLGAKRADGQFVLAGNILYTQRGTKIHPGTNVGIGGNDSLFALVDGTVRYERKGRDKKQVSVYPVVEAAE, encoded by the coding sequence ATGATGAAATTAAACCTTCAGTTTTTTGCTCATAAGAAGGGCGTTGGTTCAACAAAGAACGGACGTGATTCTAAAGCAAAAAGGCTCGGTGCAAAACGTGCTGACGGACAGTTCGTTTTGGCTGGGAACATTCTCTATACTCAGAGGGGAACAAAAATTCATCCGGGCACTAATGTTGGTATCGGCGGCAATGACAGCCTTTTCGCTTTAGTTGACGGTACAGTTAGATACGAAAGAAAAGGCAGGGATAAAAAACAGGTTTCTGTTTACCCTGTAGTTGAAGCAGCAGAATAA
- the obgE gene encoding GTPase ObgE — MFVDRVKIHIKGGNGGDGAVSFYRAKYITHGGPDGGDGGKGGDIIFEGSSSMNTLMDFRYKRSFKAQPGEPGSKRNRFGKDGESVVIKVPVGTVVKEASSNKIMADITRPNERKTVIKGGKGGKGNQHFATPTRQAPRYAERGQTSKEYDVILELKLIADVGIIGFPNVGKSTLLSMVTNANPKIANYHFTTLAPNLGVVQGKNGEDFVLADIPGLVEGASEGVGLGHEFLRHVERTKVFIHVVDAAALEGNDPVEEIEKINAELFNYNSELSKRPQIIAANKIDIPEAQENVERLKAVYEPKGYKVFPISAAANKGLDDLLAAVALKLKEYPENIVFEEDFEEFIEPDIDKEPFEIEIYDGNYYVVTGVGVEKMIGYTNIDTEKGFAFFQKYLREKGIIDALEEKGIKEGDTVKIYDLEFEYFK; from the coding sequence ATGTTTGTCGACAGAGTTAAAATACACATAAAGGGCGGCAACGGCGGCGATGGGGCCGTTTCTTTTTATAGGGCAAAATATATAACCCATGGCGGCCCTGACGGAGGCGACGGCGGAAAGGGCGGGGATATTATATTTGAAGGAAGTTCAAGCATGAACACCCTAATGGATTTCCGCTATAAAAGAAGCTTTAAAGCGCAGCCTGGAGAGCCGGGCAGCAAAAGGAACAGGTTTGGCAAAGACGGCGAAAGCGTTGTAATCAAAGTTCCGGTGGGCACTGTAGTTAAAGAGGCTTCAAGCAACAAGATTATGGCCGACATAACAAGGCCGAACGAAAGAAAAACGGTTATAAAAGGCGGAAAAGGCGGAAAAGGCAACCAGCACTTTGCAACGCCGACAAGGCAGGCTCCAAGATATGCCGAAAGAGGGCAGACGTCTAAAGAATATGACGTTATACTTGAGCTTAAACTTATCGCAGATGTTGGAATAATTGGTTTCCCAAATGTTGGGAAAAGCACGCTTTTGTCAATGGTTACTAACGCCAATCCCAAAATAGCGAATTACCATTTTACAACGCTTGCGCCTAATTTGGGTGTTGTGCAGGGCAAAAACGGCGAAGATTTTGTACTTGCCGATATACCCGGACTTGTTGAAGGAGCAAGCGAAGGAGTTGGGTTGGGTCATGAATTTTTAAGGCATGTGGAAAGAACGAAGGTTTTTATACATGTTGTTGATGCGGCGGCGCTTGAGGGAAACGATCCTGTTGAAGAAATAGAAAAGATTAACGCCGAACTTTTTAATTATAACAGTGAATTGAGTAAACGCCCTCAAATAATAGCCGCAAACAAGATTGATATACCTGAAGCACAGGAGAATGTTGAAAGACTGAAGGCTGTTTATGAACCAAAAGGATATAAAGTTTTTCCTATTTCAGCTGCGGCAAATAAAGGACTTGACGATTTATTGGCAGCTGTTGCTTTAAAACTTAAAGAATATCCTGAAAATATTGTGTTTGAAGAGGATTTCGAAGAGTTCATTGAACCGGATATCGATAAAGAGCCTTTTGAAATAGAGATATATGACGGAAATTATTATGTTGTAACAGGCGTAGGCGTTGAAAAGATGATCGGATATACTAATATTGATACCGAAAAGGGATTTGCTTTCTTCCAGAAATATTTGAGGGAAAAAGGTATAATAGATGCATTGGAAGAAAAAGGGATAAAAGAAGGAGACACAGTTAAAATTTACGATTTGGAATTTGAATATTTTAAATAA
- a CDS encoding methyl-accepting chemotaxis protein, whose amino-acid sequence MKKFSKGLSIKKKMIAGFAAVIVVSGLGSIVGLRQLIKAKEQANWVYEYYGEGQKFVVNFLAEFNNNQKLISLGVYMTDQASSQDMMNRVVESSNILETDIAEMENVLLDESNKKNLEEVKGYLNEYFSYRKQVENYVKSNDMRAAQKIVEHELVPLCDNITNVIDKIIENKTENGRTQMDALDSMIFKAEVMVIGSLIVGVLVSVIMALKITGGISRGAKNLLEGMESLFEGKLDNHIEVVSNDELGEVSARFNASCERLNEYVTLVNAAMEKVAEGDLTVKSSTDFKGVFRVMQDTILKTIAMQNEMMRTIESTAEQVASGSQQVSDGAQAFAQGATEQASAVEELLATITDVSADVKKTAEHAEESSTRSSEAMDLAGNANDKMKSMVDAMEQISLKSTEISKIIKTIEDIAFQTNILALNAAVEAARAGSAGKGFAVVADEVRNLASKSAEAASDTTRLIEDSIAAVNNGQAIAKDVAVAMQETTEKVIVSVDLVHLIAEGAKRQAEAIAQLSVGVDQISSVVQTNSATAEESAAASEELSAQANELERVLSKFTLDDGSGSMNLSAKKGDVSKNTYSYPSAETSYNGDELNYAHSSSFDMSKY is encoded by the coding sequence ATGAAAAAATTTTCAAAAGGGTTGTCCATAAAGAAAAAAATGATCGCCGGATTTGCAGCTGTAATTGTGGTTTCAGGATTGGGATCTATAGTAGGGCTGAGGCAGCTTATAAAAGCTAAGGAACAGGCCAACTGGGTTTATGAATATTACGGCGAAGGGCAAAAATTCGTGGTTAATTTTTTAGCCGAATTTAACAATAATCAAAAATTGATATCTTTAGGCGTATATATGACGGATCAGGCCTCAAGTCAGGATATGATGAACAGAGTTGTTGAAAGTTCAAATATTTTGGAAACAGATATTGCTGAAATGGAGAATGTTTTGTTGGATGAATCTAACAAGAAAAACTTAGAAGAGGTGAAAGGATACTTAAATGAATATTTTTCATATAGGAAACAAGTTGAAAACTATGTAAAAAGCAATGATATGCGTGCTGCTCAAAAAATAGTTGAGCATGAACTTGTGCCGTTATGTGACAATATAACAAATGTTATAGATAAAATTATTGAAAATAAAACGGAAAACGGACGTACACAAATGGATGCCCTTGATTCCATGATTTTTAAAGCGGAAGTTATGGTAATTGGAAGCCTTATAGTCGGTGTTCTTGTTTCAGTTATAATGGCTTTAAAGATTACCGGAGGCATCAGCAGAGGAGCAAAGAACCTTCTCGAAGGCATGGAGTCATTATTTGAAGGAAAGCTTGATAATCATATTGAGGTTGTTTCAAACGATGAACTCGGAGAAGTATCGGCGAGGTTCAATGCAAGCTGTGAAAGGCTTAATGAATATGTAACGTTAGTTAACGCCGCTATGGAAAAAGTTGCGGAAGGCGATCTTACGGTTAAATCTTCAACAGATTTTAAAGGCGTTTTCCGTGTGATGCAGGATACAATACTTAAGACGATTGCAATGCAAAATGAAATGATGAGAACTATTGAATCTACAGCCGAACAGGTTGCAAGCGGCTCCCAGCAGGTATCAGACGGCGCACAGGCATTTGCACAGGGTGCAACTGAACAGGCAAGCGCCGTTGAAGAACTTTTGGCTACAATTACAGATGTTTCGGCCGATGTTAAAAAGACGGCCGAACATGCTGAAGAATCAAGCACTCGCTCATCAGAAGCCATGGATTTGGCGGGAAATGCCAATGACAAGATGAAAAGTATGGTTGACGCAATGGAACAAATCAGCCTTAAATCCACAGAGATCAGTAAGATCATTAAAACTATTGAAGATATAGCGTTCCAGACTAATATCCTTGCCCTTAATGCGGCTGTTGAAGCAGCAAGAGCCGGCAGCGCCGGAAAAGGTTTTGCAGTAGTTGCGGATGAAGTCAGAAATCTTGCTTCAAAAAGCGCCGAAGCGGCAAGCGATACAACAAGGCTTATTGAGGACTCAATTGCGGCCGTAAATAACGGACAGGCCATTGCGAAAGATGTTGCCGTTGCTATGCAGGAAACGACAGAAAAAGTTATTGTTTCGGTTGATTTAGTACATTTAATTGCGGAAGGGGCAAAAAGGCAGGCCGAGGCTATCGCTCAGCTCAGTGTTGGCGTAGATCAAATATCTTCCGTTGTACAGACAAACTCGGCGACAGCTGAGGAAAGTGCGGCGGCAAGCGAGGAATTGTCGGCACAGGCAAATGAACTGGAGCGTGTACTATCAAAGTTTACGCTTGATGACGGAAGCGGAAGTATGAATTTGTCGGCTAAAAAAGGCGATGTTTCAAAGAATACATACAGCTATCCATCGGCAGAAACTTCATACAACGGTGATGAATTGAATTATGCTCATTCATCGTCGTTTGATATGTCAAAATATTAA
- a CDS encoding ATP-binding protein gives MVSDDKRVRIITGHYGSGKTEFAVNYATKLVRQSCQKVALADMDIVNVYFRSREVRDKLIKEGIRMIDSSISASADLPAIPAEAFAPFEDKSYNYIIDLGGNDVGTIVLGRYKELIDPSETEFFMVVNVFRPDTSNVEKILEQKEKLEYSSGLSVTGFVNNSNLVRDTKAEDILLGDEILSEAGRIAGIPIKYTSYVEEVVLDMTPEIKEKLSGCVFPMKYFMREVWM, from the coding sequence ATGGTTTCGGATGACAAAAGGGTTAGGATTATAACAGGTCATTACGGCAGCGGTAAAACTGAGTTTGCAGTTAATTATGCAACTAAACTGGTCAGGCAGTCATGCCAAAAAGTAGCCTTAGCCGATATGGATATAGTTAATGTGTATTTTCGCTCAAGGGAAGTAAGGGACAAGCTTATTAAAGAAGGAATAAGGATGATTGATTCTTCCATAAGCGCTTCAGCCGATCTCCCCGCAATCCCGGCGGAGGCTTTTGCGCCGTTTGAGGATAAAAGCTACAATTACATTATAGATCTTGGCGGTAATGATGTTGGAACCATTGTATTGGGCAGATATAAAGAACTTATTGATCCATCGGAAACAGAGTTTTTTATGGTTGTTAATGTATTCAGGCCCGATACAAGCAATGTTGAAAAAATTCTTGAACAAAAAGAAAAATTAGAATACTCTTCCGGGCTTTCCGTCACTGGGTTCGTAAATAACTCTAACTTGGTTAGGGACACAAAAGCAGAAGATATTTTGTTGGGGGATGAAATACTTTCTGAAGCGGGCCGTATTGCCGGAATTCCGATTAAATATACCTCATATGTAGAGGAAGTAGTATTAGACATGACGCCTGAAATAAAGGAAAAACTTTCCGGCTGCGTGTTTCCCATGAAGTATTTTATGAGGGAAGTGTGGATGTAA
- a CDS encoding 4Fe-4S binding protein — protein MAKFTVTFNEKECKGCELCVVSCPKKIIALNMEITNDAGYSPASIKDMDSCIGCASCARMCPDCVITIVKND, from the coding sequence ATGGCAAAGTTTACTGTAACTTTCAATGAAAAAGAATGTAAAGGCTGTGAATTATGCGTTGTTTCATGTCCTAAAAAAATTATTGCGCTTAACATGGAAATTACTAATGATGCTGGTTACAGCCCGGCAAGCATAAAAGACATGGATTCATGTATCGGATGTGCAAGCTGTGCTAGAATGTGTCCAGATTGTGTAATTACAATCGTTAAAAACGACTAG
- the vorB gene encoding 3-methyl-2-oxobutanoate dehydrogenase subunit VorB → MAKVIMKGNEAFSKAAILGGCRYFFGYPITPQNEVPEYLSRELFEVGGTFIQAESEVAAINMVYGAGAAGARVMTSSSSPGIALKQEGIGYCVMGEIPCVIVSVMRGGPGLGTIQPSQSDYNQATRGGGNGDYHLPVLAPGSIQEAVDDIKEAFEIAEFYRTPVMVVADGLIGQMMEPVDFDVPVKTRKQADKSTWALGMSPKGKTNTIVNLEIDAHTCEERNLRFFRDKYAVIEKEEVKYNEFMMEDAEYAFVAYGTTSRIVKNSVKELREKGYKIGLIQPRTLWPFPQVPFQNKNIKKFIVCEMSMGQMVPDVQLAVGDKDKVTFYGRCGGVIPTPEECAAYAEKVMGGDK, encoded by the coding sequence ATGGCAAAAGTTATTATGAAAGGTAATGAGGCTTTTTCAAAAGCTGCTATTCTTGGTGGATGCAGATACTTCTTCGGATATCCTATAACACCACAGAATGAAGTTCCTGAATATTTATCAAGAGAATTATTTGAGGTGGGCGGTACGTTTATACAGGCCGAAAGCGAAGTTGCCGCAATAAACATGGTATACGGTGCGGGAGCTGCCGGCGCGCGCGTTATGACAAGTTCATCATCGCCGGGAATCGCCCTTAAACAGGAGGGTATCGGATACTGCGTAATGGGTGAAATTCCTTGCGTTATTGTGTCTGTAATGCGCGGCGGCCCTGGACTTGGCACAATACAGCCTTCACAGAGTGATTACAATCAGGCTACGCGCGGAGGCGGAAATGGTGATTATCATTTGCCTGTTCTTGCTCCGGGTTCGATTCAGGAAGCTGTAGACGATATAAAAGAAGCGTTTGAAATAGCAGAATTTTATAGAACGCCTGTTATGGTAGTTGCCGACGGCCTTATCGGGCAGATGATGGAACCGGTAGATTTTGACGTACCTGTTAAAACAAGGAAACAGGCGGACAAATCTACATGGGCATTAGGCATGAGCCCTAAAGGAAAAACAAACACTATCGTAAACCTTGAGATTGACGCGCATACATGCGAGGAAAGAAACTTGAGATTCTTCAGAGATAAATATGCTGTTATTGAAAAAGAAGAAGTTAAATACAATGAATTTATGATGGAAGACGCTGAATATGCATTTGTCGCATACGGCACAACAAGCAGGATTGTAAAAAATTCAGTTAAAGAATTGAGGGAAAAAGGTTACAAGATTGGCTTAATCCAGCCGCGTACGTTATGGCCTTTCCCACAGGTTCCGTTCCAGAATAAAAATATCAAAAAATTCATCGTTTGCGAAATGAGCATGGGCCAGATGGTTCCTGATGTTCAGCTTGCGGTTGGCGATAAGGATAAGGTTACTTTCTACGGCAGGTGCGGCGGCGTTATCCCAACACCTGAAGAATGTGCAGCATATGCGGAAAAGGTTATGGGAGGTGACAAATAA
- a CDS encoding thiamine pyrophosphate-dependent enzyme, whose product MSTTLFERPEGLTDVRMHYCPGCGHGIVHRIIAECISEMGETDNTIICAPVGCAVFIPRYFTYDSIHCAHGRAPATATGIKRVHPDKMVITYQGDGDLASIGMAEIVHAAARGEKITTIFINNGIYGMTGGQMAPTTLPGMRATTSQSGRDVGRNGNPIRICELLSTLDGPAYIERVAVDKPGNVMKTKKAIKKALEYQKAGKGFTMIEVVSTCPTNWGMSATKAMEFVTEKMIPYYPLGVFKDIEEGK is encoded by the coding sequence ATGTCAACAACATTATTCGAAAGACCTGAGGGTTTAACAGACGTTAGGATGCACTATTGCCCAGGCTGCGGACACGGTATTGTTCACAGGATTATAGCTGAATGTATTTCAGAAATGGGCGAAACTGACAATACGATTATTTGCGCTCCTGTTGGATGTGCAGTTTTTATTCCGAGATATTTTACATATGATTCAATCCACTGTGCACACGGAAGAGCTCCAGCTACTGCAACCGGTATAAAAAGAGTTCATCCTGACAAAATGGTAATTACATATCAGGGAGACGGCGACCTTGCTTCTATTGGAATGGCTGAAATAGTGCATGCGGCGGCAAGGGGTGAAAAGATTACTACTATCTTTATTAATAACGGTATTTACGGTATGACAGGAGGCCAGATGGCTCCTACAACTCTTCCTGGTATGAGAGCTACGACATCTCAAAGCGGAAGGGACGTTGGAAGAAATGGAAATCCAATTCGTATTTGCGAGCTTTTAAGCACATTAGACGGACCTGCATATATTGAAAGGGTTGCAGTTGATAAACCGGGCAATGTTATGAAAACTAAAAAGGCAATTAAAAAAGCCCTTGAATATCAGAAAGCCGGAAAAGGATTTACAATGATTGAGGTAGTATCAACATGCCCGACTAACTGGGGCATGAGCGCAACAAAAGCGATGGAATTTGTTACTGAAAAAATGATTCCATACTATCCTCTCGGTGTATTTAAAGATATAGAGGAGGGGAAATAA
- a CDS encoding 2-oxoacid:acceptor oxidoreductase family protein, which translates to MGKTHKISCAGFGGQGVMSMGQLLTYAGMIDGKEVSWVPAYGPEMRGGTANCSVIVSDEPVGSPIFEEGVTTAVVMNLPSFHKFVPKVAPGGSIFVNSSIITEKVDRTDVNVYYIPANDIANELGNAKLINIIMLGAVIEIDKIVEPESILKAFLKVFGDNKAKLIPINREALAKGAEIAKSLVK; encoded by the coding sequence ATGGGAAAAACACATAAAATCAGTTGTGCAGGTTTCGGCGGACAGGGCGTTATGTCCATGGGCCAGCTTTTAACATATGCGGGTATGATTGATGGGAAAGAAGTTTCATGGGTTCCGGCTTATGGCCCGGAAATGCGCGGAGGTACGGCAAACTGTTCTGTTATTGTTTCGGATGAACCTGTCGGATCGCCTATTTTTGAAGAAGGCGTTACTACCGCTGTTGTTATGAACCTTCCTTCATTCCATAAGTTTGTTCCGAAGGTCGCTCCCGGTGGATCTATATTTGTTAATTCAAGTATTATCACAGAAAAGGTTGACAGAACTGATGTTAATGTTTATTATATCCCTGCTAATGATATTGCAAATGAACTTGGAAATGCAAAATTAATTAATATCATTATGCTTGGAGCCGTGATTGAAATTGATAAAATCGTAGAGCCGGAATCAATACTTAAAGCATTCCTTAAAGTTTTCGGCGACAACAAAGCAAAGCTGATTCCTATTAACAGGGAAGCTTTGGCGAAAGGCGCTGAAATAGCTAAATCGCTTGTAAAATAA
- a CDS encoding VanZ family protein — MAFSDILHLSIFAAFIGVICAFLCGLIQFVKRKYVDYGFCIYVFLCSAYVLMAFIILFKPYNYKGDMDLTLINFINLEAFKTISIYIQDQNYIPIIGSIIITLPLFPLSYVLLNRFVSMKKCFLILLILILIIEPLQLTIDIITMYPNKVVDIDDFILNLSGYLIGFILTALIYKSCLIKLRNSTGVTNL, encoded by the coding sequence ATGGCGTTTTCGGATATTTTACATTTAAGTATTTTTGCCGCTTTTATCGGAGTTATATGCGCATTTTTATGTGGTCTTATACAGTTTGTCAAGAGGAAATACGTAGATTATGGTTTTTGCATATACGTTTTTTTGTGCAGCGCATATGTTTTAATGGCTTTTATTATACTTTTTAAACCTTATAATTATAAAGGAGATATGGATTTAACATTGATAAATTTTATAAATTTAGAAGCGTTTAAAACTATATCAATTTATATTCAAGATCAAAATTATATACCTATTATTGGAAGTATAATTATTACTTTGCCGTTGTTTCCATTGTCATATGTATTATTAAATAGGTTTGTATCTATGAAAAAATGCTTTTTAATTTTGCTTATTTTAATATTAATAATCGAACCTTTGCAGTTGACAATTGATATAATAACAATGTATCCTAATAAAGTAGTTGACATAGATGATTTTATATTAAATTTGTCAGGATATTTAATCGGCTTTATTTTAACGGCTCTTATTTACAAATCATGTCTAATAAAACTCAGAAATAGCACAGGTGTGACAAATTTATAA
- a CDS encoding metal-dependent transcriptional regulator, protein MKLQESGENYLETILILEQRNGIARSVDVANELGFSKPSVSRAVSVLKEAGYVEIGSINQLLLTESGREVAEKIYERHCILKDYLMSIGVDETTASDDACRIEHVISDITFDCIKKIMR, encoded by the coding sequence TTGAAACTTCAGGAATCCGGGGAAAACTATCTCGAAACCATATTAATATTAGAACAGCGTAATGGAATTGCCCGTTCAGTCGACGTTGCCAATGAACTAGGTTTTTCAAAACCCAGCGTCAGCCGTGCCGTTTCAGTATTAAAAGAAGCAGGATATGTAGAAATCGGTTCAATTAACCAGCTTCTTCTAACAGAATCCGGCCGCGAAGTTGCAGAAAAAATATATGAAAGGCATTGTATCCTTAAAGATTATCTTATGTCGATAGGAGTCGACGAAACTACAGCTTCTGATGACGCCTGCCGTATTGAGCATGTAATCAGCGACATAACTTTTGACTGCATTAAAAAAATTATGAGATGA
- a CDS encoding ferrous iron transport protein A — translation MMPLTMLSSGQSETIKRITGKDETKKFLESLGFVVGGNISVISESGGNLIVNVKDTRVAISKVMANRVMV, via the coding sequence ATGATGCCTTTAACAATGCTATCCTCTGGACAGAGCGAAACTATTAAACGAATTACGGGAAAAGATGAAACAAAGAAATTTTTGGAAAGCCTTGGCTTTGTCGTCGGAGGGAACATATCTGTTATTTCAGAATCCGGCGGAAATTTAATTGTTAATGTTAAAGATACCCGTGTAGCTATCAGTAAAGTTATGGCCAATAGAGTAATGGTCTGA
- a CDS encoding ferrous iron transport protein A, which translates to MKTLKDTKPGEIVKVIKIDGAGAVKRRIMDMGITKGVEIFVRKVAPLGDPIEIQVRGYELSLRKADSEMIAVE; encoded by the coding sequence TTGAAAACACTTAAAGACACAAAGCCCGGAGAAATTGTAAAGGTTATTAAGATAGACGGCGCAGGAGCCGTTAAACGCCGTATTATGGATATGGGAATAACTAAAGGCGTTGAAATTTTTGTAAGGAAGGTTGCCCCTCTCGGCGATCCTATAGAAATACAGGTGAGGGGATACGAACTGTCACTAAGAAAAGCCGATTCTGAAATGATAGCTGTAGAATAA